The sequence below is a genomic window from Ciona intestinalis chromosome 1, KH, whole genome shotgun sequence.
GATTAACTTTGGTTCATGCTCGTGACCACCGTTCATGGAGAAGGTGAATAAGTTTGACCATTAAAAAGTGTTCTATTCGAGTTATTAGTGCAGTAAGGTATATAGATAATGTGCCCAACAGGATATTTTTTAGCGAAGCTCAGTTTTTGGACTATAAATGTATGTACAAAAGCCAGAGTAACGAAGCATTGCAAAACGGTTTAATCTTTTCTTGTGGCAGAGGAtgacaatgtttttaaaaagtatctACAACAATTTTTGGGAGATAAGACTAgctttactttaataaaaagaatatagtagggcgggggaggatgggacaacttttcattctattttctcgttatATTTGgtggcaaaaaaaaacagttaaacaatGTTAAACCTGCATTCCCTgactcccttagaccgttgttaattgtttaaaacacaatcagcatatttaaacattgtgctgaaggtgtctcggcttttcccaccctactacatgatATTTTACAGATCGATCATTTCAAAAAGATAGTGCGGAAATATTCTAAAGAAAAGGTCGATTTTGTTGTCATTTATATTGCGGAAGCTCATCCGACTGATGGCTGGAGTTTCGCTGGtaataaatatcaaatacaCAGTCACGGTTCGCTGGAGGATCGTGTGTGTGCTGCCAAATTGTTTGCTGAACAAACAGCAGTGAGCTGCCCTATACTGGTTGATAACATGGCGAATGAAACAGCTTTAAAATACGCAGCTATACCAGAGAGATTGTACATTCTACAGAACGGGATCGTAAAATACGACGGTGCTATTGGCCCCTTCGGTTATAATCTTCAAGAAATGGAAGAAAACCTAAAAAAGTGCTTAAAAGAAGCTTAACtcattatacagtagggtgggggcagatgggacatctttagcacatgatacccaaacatcctgatcgtgttttatatacttaacatcggtatatgggagtcgtagggataaGGTTCCATAATTCTTTAAGTTTCATATGCTTCCCACCatattggacgagaaaattgaaagaaaaggtgtcccatcttctccaaccCTACTACATATTACAATAATTGTTAGAAACAGCTGATTTTACAACCTGACCAAATCAAATCTATTCATACCGTACTGTACAATATAATTTGTGCCCTGCCATTGGAAATTTGCACTTATACTTGTGATTGCATCAGTCGCCCTGGTGATTTACTGAACCGCACTTTAGTAAGATCATATGACCTACCAGACGACTTCAAGTG
It includes:
- the LOC100180523 gene encoding type I iodothyronine deiodinase-like, with protein sequence MNWLKRAWIFLVAYSRGLLMLSRLGALSIIQRIPALPSIIFFFWPQSILAYFKNEKNIFQVQAMFNVANGVIRNADRKAITGKPAPNVRVHDLEDTSRECRIMDFMKGNRPLVINFGSCSUPPFMEKIDHFKKIVRKYSKEKVDFVVIYIAEAHPTDGWSFAGNKYQIHSHGSLEDRVCAAKLFAEQTAVSCPILVDNMANETALKYAAIPERLYILQNGIVKYDGAIGPFGYNLQEMEENLKKCLKEA